TTCCGTTCACACTTTGGCAGGAAAGGATGCTCATTTTCctaaaaatcttttatttttctagcaAAGCTAAAAAGTTTTTGGGCGatgattttggaaaatatgtgtatttttggtatattatatatatattttgaaaatgatacattttatacacaCCCTTTTAATGTCATGATATTAGTTACTCAAACAAGGCCTTCCATCTGTTCTTCTCCTTGTTGATCTCGACTTGTTAAATTTTTGAAtccttttcaaaaaatttgccCCAGTTTGTATACATCTTTGTAGCAACTCGAATTTCGCTATatcgaaggaatttttgagaccctctcaaaaattctgcacCATTGTAAGTGTGTACTTGTCGATTCCAAATTTTAATGTGCttgaggaatttttgagatccttctcaaaaattctgccgcAGTGTAGAAGTTTTAATCAGTCCGTTCCTTTGAACTGATATGTTTaaagaatttttgaggtcctctaaaaaattttgccccacTTTCCTTGTAGGGTTACTTTTATCTCTCTCTTGCTAAAGCATTTATGAGGTTGCCTAAGGTTCATTGGGAATTTTGTTTGGAATGACCGAGCTCgggagagcgcctacgtatcccgtttCGGGAATCAAGTGAAAACATAGTTTAGGGTAAAATATATTGGAATTTTCTGGTGAGACAGAACTTAGAAGagtgcctacgtatcccaaaaCGGGAATCAGTTCATAATGTAGTGCGaaatacataattttggatttttgggtTAAAGCGACCGAGCTTGGAAGAGTGCCTATGTATCCCCTTATAAGTATAGGGAATCAAGTCCTCGCGTAGTTCATACATATTTTGGATTCGTTTTTTTCTtagaaaaatgcaaaattacaagCAAAGGAAATGCAATTAAAGTaacataaattataaaaaatctAGATCATcgaaatcattttcttcttcacatGTAGTATCTCTTGATGGCATCTGAATTGATTGCCTTTGGCCACTCTTGAGCATCCATCTTAGCAAGTACCACGGTTCCTCTTGATAGTACTTTTTGCACCATATAGGGCCCTTTCTAGTTTGGTGAgaactttcctttgtattcttctttgTTAGGGAATATTCGTTTGAGCACCAATTGCCCGATCTGAAAAACCCTGGCTCTCACATGCTTGTTGAAAGCTCGCGCCATTCTTTGTTGGTACAATTGACCATGGCAAGCAACAATCATTCGCTTTTCATCTATCAAAGCCAGTTATTCATACGTCTTGCGGATCCATTCTGCACCGTCTAACTCAGTTTCATGTACAATTCGAAGTGAAGGGATTTCTACTTTGGCTGGTATTACTGCTTCAGTGCCATACACTAACAGGTACGGGGTGGACCCAGTTGAAGTACTGGCCGTAGTACGATATCCCAGTAATGCATGAGGTAGTTGTTTATACCAGTCTTTGTAGTTATCAATCATCTTTCTGAGGatctttttattgtttttgtttgcGGCTTCCATAACCCCATTCATTTGCGGTCGGTATGCGGTCGAATTTTGGTGAGTGATTCGGAATTGCGCACACATTTCTTTCATTAAGTGGCTATTCAGATTAGCCCCATTGTCTATTATGATTGATTCTAGCATGTCGAATTGGCATATGATGTTGCGCACAAAATGTGCTACTACTTTCTTTGTTACTGATGCATAAGATACTGCTTCCACCGacttggtgaagtagtctatggcGACTAAAATGAAAAGGTGTTTGTTTGATGCAGTTGGCCCAACTATCCTatgacatccatgccccaagcaGCAAATGGCCAAGGCGACGTCATAGCATTCAATTATGTCAGAGGAACCTTTATCAAGTCTCCATGAATTTGACACTTGTGGTATTTCTGGACGAAATTTGCTATAATCGttctctatggtctccaatAATAACTTATTCTTAACATTTTTCTTTACTAGCATGAACCCATTCATGTGAGGCCCGTCAGTTCCAGCGTGCACTTCTTCAATCAATCCTGTGGTTTCGATGGAGTCAACGCatctaagcaatcccaaatTCAGGGTTCTTTTGTACAGAACATTCTTGTTGAGAAAGAAACTATTCGCCAATTTCCTGATGGTCTTCTTCTGATTGATGGTGATTCCTTCAGGATATTCTCCTTTCTCCAAGAACATTTTAATGTCAACGTACCAAGGTTTTCCATCAGTCTCTGCTTCTACAAAAGCACAGTGAGCTGGTTGATCTCTGATTTTAACTTTGACAGGATCAATGTATCTACTGTCGGGATGCTGAATCATGGATGCTATTGTTGCCAATGCATCGGCAAACTCATTTTGGGTTCTTGGTATATGTTTGAACTTGACTTCTTAGAATCGGTCTGCCAATCTTTGCACAAGTCGAACATATGGCATGATCTTCTCATTTTTAGTGGCCCACTCTCCTTGAACTTGATGAATCAACGAATTTGAGTCGCCAATTACCTGAAAGTTTTGCATATCCATGTCAAGGGCTAAGCGTAGACCCAAGATACATGCCTCGTAttcagccatgttgttggtgCAACTGAAATTAAACTTGGCGGCTACTGGATAATATTGGCCTAAGTCTGAAACCATGACGGCTCCGATTCCTGATCATTTG
This DNA window, taken from Lycium ferocissimum isolate CSIRO_LF1 unplaced genomic scaffold, AGI_CSIRO_Lferr_CH_V1 ctg10242, whole genome shotgun sequence, encodes the following:
- the LOC132041455 gene encoding uncharacterized protein LOC132041455, translating into MIQHPDSRYIDPVKVKIRDQPAHCAFVEAETDGKPWYVDIKMFLEKGEYPEGITINQKKTIRKLANSFFLNKNVLYKRTLNLGLLRCVDSIETTGLIEEVHAGTDGPHMNGFMLVKKNVKNKLLLETIENDYSKFRPEIPQVSNSWRLDKGSSDIIECYDVALAICCLGHGCHRIVGPTASNKHLFILVAIDYFTKSVEAVSYASVTKKVVAHFVRNIICQFDMLESIIIDNGANLNSHLMKEMCAQFRITHQNSTAYRPQMNGVMEAANKNNKKILRKMIDNYKDWYKQLPHALLGYRTTASTSTGSTPYLLVYGTEAVIPAKVEIPSLRIVHETELDGAEWIRKTYE